From Candidatus Mycalebacterium zealandia:
GTCAACCGGATAAAAACCGTGCCCTTTTTGAATAATCAGTCCGTCTCCGCCTCCCTTGACCCCGTGACATGAAACGCAGTTATAGGAAAAGAGTTCCTTTCCTCTCCGAACGGACCGGTCAGTCAGCGGAACAGGCGACTTCGCGACCGCTTCCACCTCTTCCCTTGTCATTTTTGGAGGTGTTTTGTCATTCACGGATTTTTGCGGATAAAGCACCGGTTTTTCATAAGGGTCAACCGACGGTTGAATCCACATATCAAGAGACCACGGGAAAGCAAAAGCGCTGTGCGGGGTTAACAGAACGCAAGCCGCGAAAACCGCTGTACGCACCAACAGTTTTACGCTAAGCGGAGTCAAACTTCACCTCCTCCGCTCCCCCCGAAAGCATAATTTCGCGCGCGACGCGGCTTGCCTTTTCATCGGGGCAAACCACCATCAAACCGAATTTGTCATCGGAAAATCTGGGGTCGTACATTGTAACGGGAGCTCTTCTGCGCAAAAGAGAGTTAATGAGCAATCCCATCAAGGTCGCTAGCGCGCCTATAAGAATTGTAAGTTCAAATATGATTACCATAAACGGCAGTATTGAAACCACTGGTTTCGCGCTGACCTGAATAGGCCAGTCGCTCGCAGTGATTGTTGTGAATGCCACACCGGACGCTCCGCCGAGCAACGCTCCTATGAGGGTGAAAAACCGCACGGGGCTTTCCGGTTCGCCAATGATTTCCTCTATTTCATGGCTTGGAACCGGCGAGAAAACCCTTATGTTACGG
This genomic window contains:
- a CDS encoding c-type cytochrome translates to MWIQPSVDPYEKPVLYPQKSVNDKTPPKMTREEVEAVAKSPVPLTDRSVRRGKELFSYNCVSCHGVKGGGDGLIIQKGHGFYPVDLTAPGVVARTDGYIYAYIMYGGKVMMPAYAENMTSNDDAWHVVNYVRHLQKAKENRQGRENGKN
- a CDS encoding DUF3341 domain-containing protein, encoding MSKKQQEGVLGVYGHLDTLADCLKTLKEKGFRNIRVFSPVPSHEIEEIIGEPESPVRFFTLIGALLGGASGVAFTTITASDWPIQVSAKPVVSILPFMVIIFELTILIGALATLMGLLINSLLRRRAPVTMYDPRFSDDKFGLMVVCPDEKASRVAREIMLSGGAEEVKFDSA